In Macadamia integrifolia cultivar HAES 741 chromosome 12, SCU_Mint_v3, whole genome shotgun sequence, the following are encoded in one genomic region:
- the LOC122058298 gene encoding protein EMBRYONIC FLOWER 1-like, whose product MDESVVGDGNHTTIDLTPVVKSCIPLIESQPSELDSADKKHETDRCGHFSIRGYVAEVRRKDRKICWPFLTVDNSNKLEEQTLPPLHVPEFRWWCCQNCLRKIEAKESPIETGVLTNCSNLACRTKTTTSPGVPFTLSCGDAQKLHSGFQQSSEVNIVDGRKFSSDVSLHAGNAEHWPALFGNRKEKGAEVEHTVAKDSHRLTDGIPEDNLNLAICKPTCSPNIEDTGLEGVNFMKGGILSTNFQICKKGCDLSSNETAIASLSNSSEKRVLGVASLKSKGYELVNSTNEIFHKESATVKSKGDELVNSSTEIFHREKPEFSRTNLAKINGEHKDVVTSSVISEVDKEASNAVMCQTTNLHTMVSIDSSNESDEDLSGEHVQDQYHASEHGNSGDTSHGSKPRKLRLLTDIIRREGLVASDNLHDTERDATTGCMKTVGAQSKATMDAPSGMAVDPVTNNQMAFQGTDKKVMLGKKKKLMLPWDQDEGTAKMGRQSGATENIKIRMEDSQIKNTDNLIANGKLAGDASLLIGLLPGSKSFLGKHRNGKKLILGKEEKDISQVEDSLSSLLPRYEVISKEVEVRKDAKIKCMGSEHVSVKPLQDGVAGKDFNSGAQSCVAAEQKGQNLVLEKKKSKVPQVEAEKSPVIPWQEGIPHKDLIIKRCLDRKRKIATGAQSVVAAKQKGQNIVLDKKKSKVPQVEAEKSSVMPWEEGMQHRDLIMKRHLDKKHKIAPSNGLKSARGPCTGRGIHRGLKHHMQTHRKGTLNKKRKHLPQVECRVTVPGENGTSFIFQPKDSFNACNYENATNVAEPSKLSIEQCDQVADKISEQAASDDIPMEIVELMARNQYERRLDYAKDATENRYSLSETTEKVTDSGLMDSTEALRLLRENSNLQKSQSSKAKDGMFSGPSEGLTKQKSDACPSSFDGKYNSMNFSTSRLEQAQASSGLKAFSEHQGKLPSQVQFPVIGSRRSYGTENCTWDGDMVGQRCFNTSAQSSGAYHTSQVILPQSSFMEAQPVWSSGPNRVPFESNSPQKLVTGVSNSNRLSQSPDPLPKGYVNWETNEGVHPDYLFACTDKGNVYYPKMRGPLDLYANETLSAMYLLKLMHAGVCSSSPLNMNDNPERFPKDPPFPHDQIISELTVAEASVSKSDRELVNIPSCDFHGKLHHLGKPHERFPPVSIAKPVDSSAPKDVIIQRTTGFTGGFLTKTMPRSLKHQAREGKKRSYSPVQTRGPKLHMSASIDNPTSENHKYVIHDLKKGFLCLQASDFTKFPEQSQTEEGSSKHVQLKISRIDETISPVERISRIESCTVNRNPADFTVPEAGNIYMIGPADLKYKKKRQSRESGGLINRDGNRRQKKMKLTTIKEQNCIYLAHSG is encoded by the exons ATGGATGAGAGTGTCGTGGGGGATGGCAACCATACAACAATCGATTTAACTCCTGTAGTCAAGTCTTGTATTCCGCTAATTGAATCCCAACCTAGTGAGCTAGACAGTGCTGATAAAAAGCATGAGACAGATAGATGTGGGCATTTTTCAATCCG TGGTTATGTTGCTGAGGTTCGTAGAAAAGACCGGAAGATTTGTTGGCCATTTCTGACTGTTGATAACTCTAACAAATTGGAGGAACAAACACTTCCCCCTCTGCATGTTCCTGAATTCAGATGGTGGTGCTGCCAAAATTGTCTGAGGAAGATTGAAGCCAAGGAATCTCCAATAGAAACTGGAGTGCTTACAAATTGTTCCAATTTAGCATGCAGAACCAAAACTACTACTTCACCTGGAGTCCCTTTCACATTGTCTTGTGGTGATGCTCAAAAGTTGCATTCTGGCTTTCAACAATCTTCTGAAGTCAACATAGTTGATGGAAGGAAATTCAGTTCAGATGTTTCTCTTCATGCTGGTAATGCTGAACATTGGCCAGCATTATTTgggaacagaaaagaaaagggagctGAAGTGGAGCACACAGTCGCAAAAG ATAGTCATAGATTGACTGATGGTATCCCAGAAGATAACCTGAACCTGGCAATTTGTAAACCTACCTGCAGTCCAAATATAGAGGATACCGGCCTAGAAGGAGTAAActttatgaaaggaggaattCTTAGTACCAATTTTCAAATTTGCAAGAAGGGATGTGATTTATCTTCAAATGAAACTGCCATTGCTTCTCTGTCCAACTCTAGTGAAAAGAGAGTTCTGGGAGTTGCCTCTCTCAAATCAAAGGGTTATGAATTGGTTAACAGTACCAATGAAATATTTCACAAGGAATCTGCAACCGTCAAATCAAAAGGTGACGAATTGGTTAACAGTTCCACAGAAATATTTCACAGAGAAAAGCCAGAATTTAGCAGGACCAATTTAGCAAAAATCAATGGGGAACACAAGGATGTAGTGACTTCTTCTGTGATATCTGAGGTAGATAAGGAGGCTTCAAATGCTGTAATGTGTCAAACTACAAACCTTCATACCATGGTATCAATTGATAGTTCTAATGAAAGTGATGAGGATTTATCTGGAGAACATGTTCAAGATCAATATCATGCAAGTGAGCATGGCAATTCAGGTGACACTTCACATGGGAGCAAGCCAAGAAAGTTGCGCTTGTTGACTGACATAATAAGAAGAGAGGGGCTTGTCGCATCGGATAACCTTCATGACACCGAAAGAGATGCAACAACTGGTTGCATGAAGACAGTAGGTGCTCAATCTAAAGCAACAATGGATGCACCCTCTGGGATGGCTGTAGATCCTGTTACCAACAATCAAATGGCTTTCCAAGGAACTGATAAAAAGGTTATGCTGGGtaagaaaaagaaactcatGCTTCCATGGGATCAAGATGAGGGGACTGCCAAAATGGGTAGGCAAAGTGGAGCAACTGAAAATATTAAAATCCGTATGGAAGATTCTCAAATTAAAAACACGGATAATTTAATTGCTAATGGTAAACTAGCAGGAGATGCATCTCTCCTGATAGGTTTACTTCCTGGTTCTAAAAGTTTTTTGGGAAAGCATAGAAATGGCAAAAAACTTATCCTGGGTAAGGAGGAAAAAGATATCTCTCAGGTTGAAGATAGTTTGTCTTCCTTGTTACCTCGTTACGAGGTTATTTCCAAAGAAGTTGAAGTTAGGAAAGATGCAAAAATCAAGTGTATGGGATCTGAACATGTTTCCGTTAAACCATTACAAGATGGAGTTGCAGGGAAAGATTTTAATTCGGGGGCCCAAAGTTGTGTGGCTGCAGAACAAAAAGGACAAAATCTTGttctggagaagaagaaaagtaaggTGCCTCAAGTTGAAGCTGAGAAGTCTCCTGTAATTCCTTGGCAAGAGGGCATACCACACAAAGATCTGATCATAAAGAGATGCCTTGACAGGAAGCGCAAGATTGCTACGGGTGCCCAAAGTGTTGTGGCTGCAAAACAAAAGGGACAAAATATTGTTCTGGATAAGAAGAAAAGTAAGGTGCCTCAAGTTGAAGCTGAGAAGTCTTCTGTAATGCCTTGGGAAGAGGGCATGCAACACAGAGATCTGATCATGAAGAGACACCTTGACAAGAAGCACAAGATTGCTCCATCTAATGGTTTGAAATCTGCTCGAGGTCCATGTACTGGAAGAGGTATCCATCGTGGTCTCAAACATCATATGCAGACCCATAGAAAGGGTACTCTGAATAAGAAGCGAAAGCACTTGCCTCAAGTTGAATGTAGGGTTACAGTCCCTGGTGAAAATGGTACTTCTTTCATTTTCCAACCAAAG GATTCCTTTAATGCATGTAATTATGAGAATGCCACTAATGTTGCGGAGCCTTCGAAACTTTCAATAGAACAATGTGATCAAGTGGCCGATAAGATATCCGAACAGGCAGCTTCGGATGATATACCCATGGAAATTGTGGAACTCATGGCCAGAAATCAGTATGAGAGGCGTCTTGATTATGCCAAAGATGCTACAGAGAACAGGTATTCCTTGTCAGAAACAACTGAGAAAGTTACAGATTCTGGGCTAATGGATTCCACTGAGGCTTTGAGATTACTCCGTGAGAATTCTAACTTGCAGAAGTCTCAGTCCAGCAAAGCAAAAGATGGCATGTTTTCAGGTCCAAGTGAGGGACTCACCAAACAAAAATCAGATGCCTGCCCGTCTAGTTTCGATGGAAAATACAACAGCATGAATTTCAGTACAAGCCGACTAGAACAAGCTCAGGCCTCTAGTGGATTGAAGGCTTTTTCAgagcatcaaggaaagctacCAAGTCAAGTCCAGTTTCCTGTCATCGGTTCAAGAAGAAGCTATGGTACTGAAAATTGTACTTGGGATGGTGATATGGTTGGGCAAAGATGCTTCAATACCTCTGCTCAGTCCTCAGGTGCATATCATACTTCTCAGGTAATTTTGCCACAAAGTTCATTTATGGAAGCACAACCTGTTTGGTCCTCAGGCCCAAATCGAGTGCCTTTTGAATCTAATAGCCCTCAGAAGTTGGTTACTGGAGTGAGTAATTCAAACAGACTTTCTCAATCCCCTGATCCATTGCCTAAGGGATATGTTAACTGGGAAACGAACGAGGGGGTACATCCAGATTATCTATTTGCTTGCACAGACAAGGGAAATGTATATTATCCAAAAATGAGAGGGCCATTAGATCTATATGCTAATGAGACATTATCAGCAATGTATTTGCTCAAACTCATGCATGCAGGAGTGTGCTCAAGTAGTCCCCTTAATATGAATGATAATCCAGAGAGGTTCCCTAAAGATCCTCCATTTCCCCATGACCAGATTATCAGTGAATTGACTGTGGCAGAGGCTAGTGTGTCCAAGTCCGACAGGGAATTGGTCAACATACCTTCATGTGATTTCCATGGTAAACTCCATCATCTAGGAAAACCACACGAACGTTTTCCTCCAGTTTCTATTGCCAAACCTGTTGATTCTTCAGCACCGAAGGACGTTATTATTCAAAGGACCACTGGGTTCACAGGTGgttttttaactaaaacaaTGCCTCGTTCCCTAAAACATCAAGCAAGAGAGGGCAAGAAAAGATCATATTCACCTGTACAAACTCGAGGCCCCAAATTACACATGTCTGCCTCAATAGATAATCCTACAAGTGAAAACCATAAATATGTGATCCATGATCTGAAGAAAGGGTTTCTATGTCTGCAAGCTTCAGATTTTACAAAATTTCCTGAACAATCTCAGACAGAGGAAGGTTCAAGCAAACATGTTCAGCTGAAGATCAGTAGAATAGATGAAACAATTTCACCTGTGGAAAGAATAAGTAGGATTGAGAGCTGCACAGTTAACAGAAACCCAGCCGACTTTACTGTACCAGAAGCTGGAAATATTTACATGATTGGACCTGCAGACCTGaaatataagaagaaaagaCAATCAAGGGAGAGTGGTGGCCTGATTAATAGGGATGGGAATAGGAGACAGAAAAAAATGAAGCTTACAACAATAAAGGAGCAGAATTGCATCTATTTAGCCCACTCTGGTTGA
- the LOC122058400 gene encoding probable plastidic glucose transporter 3, protein MVQRGRCAEAEVEFEKLLGESHVKSAIAELSKLDRSDDVEDVKYSELFRGRHFRVVFIGSTLFAFQQLSGINAVFYFSSTVFKRAGVPSDLANICVGVANLSGSIVAMILMDKMGRRGLLLGSFMGMVEFLIRDRFAKNSFVHLLF, encoded by the exons ATGGTACAGCGAGGAAGATGTGCAGAAGCTGAAGTTGAATTCGAGAAGCTGTTAGGAGAATCACATGTCAAATCTGCAATTGCTGAACTGTCAAAGTTGGACAGAAGTGATGATGTAGAAGATGTAAAATACTCGGAGTTATTCCGTGGCCGCCATTTTAGAG TTGTTTTTATTGGGTCAACCCTATTTGCTTTCCAACAGCTGTCTGGTATTAATGCTGTATTCTATTTCTCTTCTACCGTCTTTAAAAGAGCGGGAGTACCATCAGACCTGGCAAACATCTGTGTAGGAGTTGCGAACTTGTCTG GGTCAATTGTTGCGATGATTTTGATGGACAAAATGGGAAGGAGGGGGCTTCTTCTGGGGAGCTTCATGGGCATGGTAGAATTTCTCATAAGAGACCGTTTTGCGAAAAATTCTTTTGTGCACTTGCTATTTTAG